The proteins below come from a single Prolixibacter sp. NT017 genomic window:
- a CDS encoding WecB/TagA/CpsF family glycosyltransferase: protein MKLSTTDLYHQSLNDLTTGKLLITTINAHSYNVAQQDPDFVEALQRSDVLLPDGVSVAWAKRWLTGQPVKKIAGADLFAWEMNRLAAAGQGKVFFLGSTEKTLAKIKARAAREYPKVEVHTYSPPYKPEFTEEDNSAMLAAVNAVQPDVLFIGMTAPKQEKWAYRHKEQLQAGHIGCIGAVFDFYAGTVNRAPQWMLNLGLEWFYRLIREPRRMWRRYLIGNTKFILSIMKEKVQISKHKEERR, encoded by the coding sequence ATGAAATTATCAACCACGGACCTTTACCACCAGTCGTTAAATGACCTGACTACTGGAAAACTATTGATTACCACCATCAATGCCCACTCGTACAACGTGGCGCAGCAAGACCCCGATTTTGTGGAAGCCTTGCAGCGAAGCGATGTTCTTCTGCCTGACGGGGTAAGTGTGGCCTGGGCAAAGCGGTGGCTCACCGGCCAACCCGTGAAGAAAATTGCCGGCGCCGACCTGTTTGCCTGGGAAATGAACCGGCTGGCAGCTGCAGGCCAGGGAAAAGTTTTCTTTTTGGGGAGTACAGAAAAAACGCTTGCCAAAATAAAAGCCCGGGCTGCCCGGGAATATCCTAAGGTGGAAGTACATACCTATTCTCCACCCTACAAGCCGGAATTTACGGAGGAAGACAACAGTGCTATGCTGGCGGCTGTCAACGCAGTGCAACCGGATGTCCTTTTCATCGGGATGACGGCCCCCAAGCAGGAGAAGTGGGCCTATCGACACAAAGAACAACTACAGGCAGGGCACATCGGATGCATCGGCGCCGTGTTCGACTTCTACGCCGGCACCGTCAACCGGGCTCCGCAATGGATGCTCAATCTGGGACTGGAATGGTTCTACCGCCTCATCCGGGAACCTCGCCGCATGTGGCGCCGCTACCTGATTGGAAACACGAAGTTTATACTCTCTATTATGAAGGAAAAAGTTCAAATTAGTAAGCATAAAGAAGAAAGACGCTAG